AATCTGCATTGGTGATAGCAGGCACTAGTACGCAAGATGCAAGAAACTGGCGGCTTGCACACGAACTGCGTGGGCTAATTGCGGAAATACCTTCATCTCAGCAAATCAGGGAGGATTTCAAGTCGTGGCGGCGGGACCGGTTAATGGCCCATTACGAACCGGTACGTCCCTGGTGCGAACTGATCTTGAGACAGCAACTGCCTTTGGCTGGAAGTGGAGCGTGGCGCGGTATCAGTCTACTGTTTCCCATGGAGAAACTATTCGAACGTTATGTGGAAACCAATTTGAGAGAAGCGTTACCGGGGGATGTACGGTTTGTTTCACAGTCGACAAGCAAATACCTTTGCGCTCACGAGGAGCAGGGGTTTTTCCAACTACGGCCGGATATATTGCTCTCAAGACAGGGGCAGCGATGGGTATTGGATACAAAATGGAAACTTTTGCATACCCTTGATCGAGCCAATCATTACGGCTTAAGTCAGTCTGATTTCTACCAGTTATTCGCCTACGGCCAGAAGCATCTGGGCGGTAAAGGCGACGTTATTCTAATATATCCCAAAACATCCGAATTTTTTGCGCCCTTACCCCCATTTCATTTTTCCGATTCGCTTCGTTTATGGGTATTGCCTTTCGACCTACACGAAAAACAACTAATCGAACCGATTCTTAAATTGCTACCTTGCTCACCTTGCGACAAAACACGAATCCCCACTTTGCTGTATCAGTGAGCTTCATCGCAATCCCGCTGTTGGTATCAACTTTCTAACGTTGGTATCAGAAGCTGAAATACACCAACAATATCAAGTTGATTGCAACGGATGGGAATGAATGGCGTAAAACAAAAAACCCGCTGATCGTTAAGATTGAAGCGGGTTTTCGTGGACTTCCTTGGATGGGGTCAAACAATCATTTGGTGGCCAAGGGCGGAATCGAACCACCGACACAAGGATTTTCAGTATTCTATTCAGCTTATCTGATGACTTCTATATTATTCCCAAGAGTTTGATTCTTATTGGTATTAATGTCCAGAAGTACCTGCGTTAGTTCTCTTTGATTCTCGCAAATTGTGTAATTTTCGCTGCGCAATTACACAGGAATTACACGGACATTTCTTAACCAGCTTACAAGTTCAATACTCCGCTCGTATATATCGATGCTTTTTGCCGCCTTCCTCGCCACGGTTATCGGTATCTCTGGTGGGGATACTCTAACAGTCCTGAACGAGAGCACGCAGCAGGTGTAAATCAGACTCACCGAGATCGACGCATCCGAGCTCGCAGCCATTCGGAACCAAGTCCAAACAATCCCTCTCTGAACTGTGCTTCGGGAAACAGGCACAAATAAAACCGCGCATTGTCCTGCGCCGCAATGTTGCCATGCTGAACCGTATCCACATTGCGCGGCCGATGGGCGATTAGGCATACGACAGGCAATAAAAAGCCACCTCAGCGGATGGCTTCTTAGCGGAATAATGACGCTATAACACAAGCATATGCAAAATTGAGGGCTAATCAAATGATTCTACGTCCTGCGATATCGCAGAGGATCATAAACGGTTCTTCCTGACCTCATCACCACTTTCCTCTATATCCCTTATCATCTTCTTCGCGGTAAGAGCTAAAAGGGATCCCAAAACCGCTTCATCTTCGACTATTTCCGGCGTCACATGAATTCTCTGCCAACGAGCAAGCTTATCCCTGTGCTCGTTGATTGTGATCGTTATGGCGTATGCTTTATCCTCGCTCACGCTCCCTCCCGTTCAATCAGATTTTATTTTGCTTGGATTGTAGTTCATGGATTCTATTAAACTCTTGCACCATTTTAACCTTTACATCTTCCGATGCGTCCGGAGCAGCGCTGTACTCAAGAAGAATTTTGGACAATCGAGTCTTATCGTCGCTATCAATCCGATCCTTGAGGGCAATTTCCCCTACAGCTACCCAATACGCAGCGATCATCTGACTCAGTCTAGTATTCGTTCCTTCATTACTCATGCTTCTCGTCCCTCTTCTCATACAGCAACTCGTAGTGTTGCCGATCTTAACATAGGCATTCACAAGGCGATCCCGGTACTTCTGCCACTTGCTACCATACCCCCCTGCGCGAACGTTGGCCGAGCCATACCAGTTAATTGACCTCTGGAATTTCTTACTAAACCATACCTGGGGTTGGCTATCAAGTCCGTCAGGTCATCAAAGCCGGTATCAGTCGGGTATCATTTCTTTTGCTGGACTGCATTAAGTCTTACGCCAAGTTTGCCGCTTGAGGCCGTATGCGGAGGTTTCGCATCGCTCTTGTGCAGCATCATCGCCCAGGGGCATAAATCGGGGCCGGTATTGTAGGAGGGAATTCCTTCGCCCAACCACTTTAGGTCGTCGCTTGTATCAGCCCCGAAAGCGCTAGCGTAATAGACTTCGTTTCGGATTGTTCAAATCTGCCGCACATTGCTAGTTTTACGCCATTGCCAAGGTGGAGTGGGTGAAAGTCAGCCCATAGTCTCGCTTTGTTCGTGTCATCTTAAATACTGGGCAGGAAGGGCCGTAAACTAATGGATGACAACATAGGCTGTCGAGCCGCAAAATGCAGCTTCTCTGGGAGTGGCATCCGTTTAAGGCTCGCAATCTCTTTGTATTTCAACCAGCGTCAACTCTTACCGTACTAGCCAGTACCGTTGTGCCGGCTTTACAAAGGCGTTCTTAGTCAAGCAGTGACGGGTTTTGGAAAACAGCCATGGAATTGCATGAACTCCTCAATGCTATTACCTAGCCTCCCTCGTCTTTTGCGACACCTCACAGAGGCAAAAAGCTAAGTCCTTCTCATTTGGGGTTTCCCTGATCAGGTAACTGCCACGATGCGAAGACATTAATCGGAGGTTTGTTAGGGATGTTTGATTCATTGTCGCCGCCTGATGACGTGAACATCTATAGACGTATCGCTGTACTTGTCTTGGGCGGCTTTACCATACTCCTCGCGCTTGGTCTGAGCACCAATTTATTTCTTGATCAAAAACTCCAGCAAAGGGTTGATGATGCGACGGCCGAGACGCTGCTCTTGAACCAAACACGCGTTAGAGTACGGGAAGCGCAAGTCGTTTACATGATCATGGCGCAAGGGATCGCCGATCTTTTGCTTGATCCCGCTCCTCGCAATAAACTTGAGTGGAAATTGGAACGGGTGCAAAAGGCGCACGAGCATGCGACGATGAGCATTGTCATGGCGCTTGCCGCTACAGAAAATATAGAATTACAAAAGACACTACGGAAACTGCTTGATCATGACCGGCTGGTCATACGTCCATTAGAAGATGAAATCATCCAGCTCGCAGCTACCGATCCTCGCTCAGCACAACATAGGTACCGATATACATACTTACCAGCCTTAGCAACAAACACAGCGTTAATCAATGAAGCGATTCGCCTTTCCTCGGAGGAGGTGAGCAGCTTCAATGAAAGAGCTAATGTCGAAGCGGCGCGAGCTCAATTGATTTCTCGCATCACTATTATTTTGTTTGTCTGTATAGGCGTCATTATTGCTGTTTTCCTTGGTCGAGCAGTTAGGCGCTTGATCACGCTAATGGAAAAAGCGGCACGGGATAATAAGGACATTTTGGAGCTACGCCGAGATATCAATGCTGCGCATATTTCCGAGAAGGCGACCTTCGATGAAAAAGAGCGGTTACGGGTTACCCTGAGCTGCATCGCGGACGGTGTTATCACAACGGACACCGCGGGTAACATAACCTACATGAATCCCGTTGCGGAGGCTATGACGGGCTGGATGTTGAAGAGCGCTGTTGATCTCCCCTTGCTTGATGTGTTTCACATCGTCAACACACACACCGGCGAACCTTCACCCAATCCAGTGGAGCGAGTTTTTAAGGAAAACCAGGCCGTGGGCCTGGCTCAGAATACGAATCTAGTACAACGCGGTGGCGTCGCTTACCCGATCGAAGATTCGGCTGCGCCGATACGTGATCGACAGGGCGACATCATAGGCGCGGTTCTGGTATTTCATGATGTTTCGTATGCACGAAAGATGGCTTCAGAGATGAAGCATCAAGCCTCCCATGATGCATTGACGGGGCTCATTAACCGGCGAGAGTTCGAACAACGACTTGAACGTTCCTTGCAGACGGGCAAGGAGGATGCCATCGAGCACACCCTTCTTTATCTTGATCTTGACCAGTTCAAGATCGTGAACGATACCTGCGGCCACATGGCGGGGGACGAGTTACTAAAACAGCTGTCCGCCTTACTGCAGGCCAAGCTCAGAAAAAACGACACCTTGGCCCGCTTGGGGGGAGATGAATTTGGGGTGTTGCTGGAGAGCTGCCCTAGCGGACCTTCCCTTCGCATAGCGGAACTGCTGCGGCAAACAGTTCGAGAGTTTCGTTTTGTCTGGGGAGACAGGATATTTACGCTTGGTTTAAGTATAGGATTAGTCACCTTCAGCAACGGGGGGGAAACGCTAGCTGACATCCTGCGC
The window above is part of the Nitrosospira sp. Is2 genome. Proteins encoded here:
- a CDS encoding McrC family protein; translated protein: MPSGRCLEILPKYVHDTANVKEPRKLLCRIIQAAMDLPFRDVGVANLALFDAPVSEWVIRQFLLAVDRLVKRGLRFDYAQMEEEQRFLRGQLDIARQLRQPVGRQHLFRIRHDVFLPDGAENRLIKSALVIAGTSTQDARNWRLAHELRGLIAEIPSSQQIREDFKSWRRDRLMAHYEPVRPWCELILRQQLPLAGSGAWRGISLLFPMEKLFERYVETNLREALPGDVRFVSQSTSKYLCAHEEQGFFQLRPDILLSRQGQRWVLDTKWKLLHTLDRANHYGLSQSDFYQLFAYGQKHLGGKGDVILIYPKTSEFFAPLPPFHFSDSLRLWVLPFDLHEKQLIEPILKLLPCSPCDKTRIPTLLYQ
- a CDS encoding EAL domain-containing protein — encoded protein: MFDSLSPPDDVNIYRRIAVLVLGGFTILLALGLSTNLFLDQKLQQRVDDATAETLLLNQTRVRVREAQVVYMIMAQGIADLLLDPAPRNKLEWKLERVQKAHEHATMSIVMALAATENIELQKTLRKLLDHDRLVIRPLEDEIIQLAATDPRSAQHRYRYTYLPALATNTALINEAIRLSSEEVSSFNERANVEAARAQLISRITIILFVCIGVIIAVFLGRAVRRLITLMEKAARDNKDILELRRDINAAHISEKATFDEKERLRVTLSCIADGVITTDTAGNITYMNPVAEAMTGWMLKSAVDLPLLDVFHIVNTHTGEPSPNPVERVFKENQAVGLAQNTNLVQRGGVAYPIEDSAAPIRDRQGDIIGAVLVFHDVSYARKMASEMKHQASHDALTGLINRREFEQRLERSLQTGKEDAIEHTLLYLDLDQFKIVNDTCGHMAGDELLKQLSALLQAKLRKNDTLARLGGDEFGVLLESCPSGPSLRIAELLRQTVREFRFVWGDRIFTLGLSIGLVTFSNGGETLADILRMADSACFLAKDKGRDRVQIYTLDDTGLAQRHSEMGWVGRIQKALEEECFVLFRQKILPIVSNSVDGDHYEVLLRMKDEDGNLVPPMAFIPAAERYGLMPRLDRWVITTAFMQYKASPYVAACAINLSGASICDDGFYEFVVEQFDLHKVPPSRICFEITETSAVANLTQAAALIRKLKDLGCRFALDDFGSGMCSFAYLKHLPVDYLKIDGGFVKGMVDDPIDRAMVEAINHIGHVMQLKTIAEFVESDAILQALRKIGVDYAQGYGIEKPRLSGLGANFYP